A genomic window from Pyxidicoccus trucidator includes:
- a CDS encoding phospholipase D-like domain-containing protein, which produces MVLCTWAFLGCEPEPSEPDVGGADLGSVQAGISSASGTLGGKRVWAHFNNPPAFAGRDYTITDELKRLINNVPAGGTIRGAIHSLSIDGVADALLAAQNTRGVTVYLVLDGKNAPSTDPAVNTIRQIANHKFCTNSSGGGGCIGTGSAGNMHTKLFTFSATTDPSGVLHPYVSWFGSANLTYASGTDAFNNTITVYDAETLYTGLNANFTDMYNRRHYASNDYYDSASGRGYYLTNPADGYASPEAIGQTDTIVTRLNDITPDANCRVRIGMSFVTTGRPELLAQIKRMKAGGCAVWMVVSGNATDGIDMSQSVYNDLLTAGVSIRRRDKVHDKFFAVYGKFGTSYAYRVYTGSQNWSQDALNENEEIFVKLAPETGSVRPIYDAFYTHFNDAYNGGVTCSRTNYPCR; this is translated from the coding sequence GTGGTCCTCTGTACGTGGGCCTTCCTCGGCTGCGAGCCCGAGCCCTCCGAGCCTGACGTGGGCGGCGCGGACCTGGGCTCGGTCCAGGCGGGCATCAGCTCCGCGTCCGGGACGCTGGGAGGCAAGCGGGTCTGGGCGCACTTCAACAACCCGCCCGCGTTCGCCGGCCGGGACTACACCATCACCGACGAGCTGAAGCGGCTCATCAACAACGTGCCGGCGGGCGGCACCATCCGGGGCGCCATCCACTCGCTGAGCATCGACGGAGTCGCGGATGCGCTGCTCGCGGCGCAGAACACCCGGGGCGTCACGGTGTACCTGGTGCTGGACGGAAAGAATGCGCCGTCCACGGACCCGGCGGTGAACACCATCCGGCAGATTGCCAACCACAAGTTCTGCACCAACTCGAGCGGTGGTGGCGGCTGCATCGGCACGGGCTCCGCCGGCAACATGCACACGAAGCTGTTCACGTTCAGCGCCACCACGGACCCGAGCGGAGTGCTCCATCCGTACGTCTCGTGGTTCGGCTCGGCGAACCTGACGTACGCGAGCGGCACGGATGCGTTCAACAACACGATTACGGTCTACGACGCGGAGACGCTGTACACCGGCCTGAACGCCAACTTCACGGACATGTACAACCGGCGTCACTACGCCAGCAACGACTACTACGACTCGGCCAGCGGACGGGGCTACTACCTGACAAATCCGGCGGACGGGTATGCCTCTCCCGAGGCGATTGGGCAGACGGACACCATCGTCACGCGGCTCAACGACATCACCCCCGACGCGAACTGCCGGGTCCGCATCGGCATGTCCTTCGTCACCACCGGGCGCCCCGAGCTGCTGGCGCAGATCAAGCGCATGAAGGCCGGGGGCTGCGCGGTGTGGATGGTTGTCAGCGGCAACGCGACGGACGGCATCGATATGTCGCAGTCCGTCTACAACGACCTGCTCACCGCGGGCGTCTCCATCCGCCGTCGCGACAAGGTGCACGACAAGTTCTTCGCCGTGTACGGCAAGTTCGGCACCAGCTACGCGTACCGGGTGTACACGGGCTCGCAGAACTGGTCGCAGGATGCGCTGAACGAGAACGAGGAGATCTTCGTGAAGCTGGCGCCGGAGACGGGCTCGGTGCGCCCCATCTACGACGCGTTCTACACGCACTTCAACGACGCATATAACGGCGGTGTAACTTGCTCCCGGACCAACTACCCCTGCCGTTGA
- a CDS encoding VapE domain-containing protein: MRAATGGGGPVKCTRIDIAGLKRDRGQFWAEAVACFRMGEEWWLEEKQAQFAERHAQERSESDGGPDDTILQWVFSLPTEKRNEVTTELVARNALLLTTPGQIPRRPPRHWPRLATPGLPTHPAADCRHPDVGLPAAGEHPHRCNAMGAACFLRAPNKSKGWSLLPRGSSPQT, from the coding sequence ATTCGAGCGGCTACCGGCGGTGGTGGCCCCGTCAAGTGCACACGCATCGACATCGCGGGCCTGAAGCGCGACAGGGGCCAGTTCTGGGCGGAAGCCGTTGCGTGCTTTCGCATGGGTGAGGAGTGGTGGCTCGAAGAGAAGCAAGCCCAGTTCGCGGAGCGACACGCCCAGGAGCGCAGCGAGTCGGACGGCGGCCCGGACGACACGATTCTCCAGTGGGTGTTTAGCTTGCCGACCGAGAAGCGCAACGAGGTGACGACCGAGCTGGTGGCCCGCAACGCGCTACTCCTCACGACGCCGGGGCAGATTCCGCGGCGTCCGCCTCGACATTGGCCGCGCCTTGCGACGCCTGGGCTTCCAACGCACCCAGCGGCGGATTGCCGGCATCCAGACGTGGGTCTACCTGCCGCCGGAGAACATCCGCACCGCTGCAACGCGATGGGCGCCGCCTGTTTCCTTAGAGCTCCTAACAAAAGTAAGGGTTGGAGCCTCCTCCCGAGGGGAAGTTCCCCTCAAACCTGA
- a CDS encoding zinc-dependent alcohol dehydrogenase family protein — translation MKAVRFSTFGHPLKVAEVVEESDAALQPGEARVEVLATPINPSDLLTLTGQYGQLPKLPAVPGNEGVGRVVEVKDSTAVRVGDKVFLPIGAGTWRTHLTAPAETLLPLPPGIDLQQASMMFINPPTADVLLRQFVTLQPGDWVLQNAANSAVGRYVISLAKLAGYKTVNVVRREELAAELTALGADVVLVDAENLPERVREVTGGAKVKLALDAVGGDSTMRLGDSLATGGTVVNYGVMSGKGPKLSAAASIFKDITLRGFWLVLWMKRTPREDQRALFARLAQLIANGTLRTPVEGTFALEDIKDALARAMEGGRSGKVLLTPNGKV, via the coding sequence ATGAAAGCAGTGCGATTCTCGACCTTCGGTCATCCCTTGAAGGTAGCGGAGGTGGTGGAGGAGTCGGACGCGGCGCTGCAGCCCGGCGAGGCCCGGGTCGAGGTGCTGGCCACGCCCATCAACCCCTCCGATTTGCTCACCCTCACGGGCCAGTACGGCCAGCTCCCCAAGCTGCCCGCGGTGCCCGGCAACGAGGGCGTGGGCCGGGTGGTGGAGGTGAAGGACTCCACCGCCGTGCGCGTGGGAGACAAGGTGTTCCTCCCCATCGGCGCGGGCACCTGGCGCACGCACCTCACCGCCCCCGCCGAGACGCTGCTGCCGCTGCCCCCCGGCATCGACTTGCAGCAGGCGTCGATGATGTTCATCAACCCGCCCACCGCGGACGTCCTGCTGCGGCAGTTCGTCACCCTCCAGCCCGGCGACTGGGTGCTGCAGAACGCCGCCAACTCGGCGGTGGGGCGCTACGTCATCTCCCTGGCGAAGCTGGCCGGGTACAAGACGGTGAACGTGGTGCGCCGCGAGGAGCTGGCGGCGGAGCTGACGGCGCTGGGCGCGGACGTCGTGCTGGTGGACGCGGAGAACCTTCCCGAGCGCGTGCGCGAGGTGACGGGCGGCGCGAAGGTGAAGCTGGCCCTCGACGCGGTGGGCGGCGACTCCACGATGCGCCTCGGAGACTCCCTCGCCACCGGTGGCACGGTGGTGAACTACGGCGTCATGAGCGGCAAGGGGCCCAAGCTGTCCGCGGCGGCCTCCATCTTCAAGGACATCACCCTGCGCGGCTTCTGGCTGGTGCTGTGGATGAAGCGCACCCCGCGCGAGGACCAGCGCGCCCTCTTCGCCCGGCTCGCGCAGCTCATCGCGAACGGCACCCTGCGCACGCCGGTGGAGGGCACCTTCGCGCTGGAGGACATCAAGGACGCCCTGGCCCGCGCCATGGAAGGTGGCCGCAGCGGCAAGGTGCTCCTCACCCCCAATGGAAAGGTCTGA
- a CDS encoding glucose 1-dehydrogenase, whose translation MKRVEGKVALITGGAGGLGSAAARMLAREGARVVVTDRKEREQDGQAVAASLGDGVGLFLPLDVTKEDDWAKAMERTLAHFGRLDVLVNNAGMGIPKDIESLSLEEWRLVHAVNLDGVFLGCKHAIRAMRQCGAKGSIINVSSVAGLMGVPTLIAYGSAKGAVRMFTKSVAMHCAHKGYGIRCNSIHPTFIETDMVDALAKSSGDPAKARANMARTIPLGRLGEPDDFAYAIVYLASDESKLMTGSEFVLDGGATAQ comes from the coding sequence ATGAAGCGCGTCGAAGGCAAGGTGGCGTTGATTACGGGCGGCGCGGGCGGGCTGGGCAGCGCGGCGGCGCGCATGCTGGCGCGCGAGGGCGCCAGGGTGGTGGTGACGGACCGCAAGGAACGCGAGCAGGACGGGCAGGCGGTGGCCGCGTCCCTGGGCGACGGCGTGGGCCTGTTCCTCCCCCTGGACGTCACGAAGGAGGACGACTGGGCGAAGGCGATGGAGCGCACGCTGGCGCACTTCGGCCGGCTCGACGTGCTGGTCAACAACGCCGGCATGGGCATCCCCAAGGACATCGAGTCGCTCTCCCTGGAGGAGTGGCGCCTCGTCCACGCCGTCAACCTGGACGGCGTCTTCCTGGGCTGCAAGCACGCCATCCGCGCCATGCGTCAGTGCGGCGCGAAGGGCTCCATCATCAACGTGTCCTCGGTGGCGGGACTGATGGGTGTGCCCACGCTCATCGCGTACGGCTCCGCCAAGGGCGCGGTGCGCATGTTCACCAAGTCGGTGGCCATGCACTGCGCGCACAAGGGCTACGGCATCCGCTGCAACTCCATCCACCCCACGTTCATCGAGACGGACATGGTGGACGCGCTGGCGAAGAGCAGCGGCGACCCGGCGAAGGCCCGCGCCAACATGGCGCGCACCATCCCCCTGGGCCGCCTGGGCGAGCCGGATGACTTCGCGTACGCCATCGTCTACCTCGCGTCGGACGAGTCGAAGCTGATGACGGGCTCGGAGTTCGTCCTCGACGGAGGCGCCACCGCGCAGTGA
- a CDS encoding VapE domain-containing protein: MGCAAPRRLLARALLACRAASVAQPVALKPRCRGASALQCSRSPWGGPRADARGKGRVGSPRCLNTSLTLGPFSTASTLRRPPQPGQVKTSKSKLRFSSVAQSNRAARCFLRTSAAPAGACVFVGTTNSSEYLRADSSGYRRWWPRQVHTHRHRGPEARQGPVLGGSRCVLSHG, from the coding sequence ATGGGATGCGCGGCCCCCCGCCGCCTGCTTGCGCGCGCACTGCTTGCCTGTCGGGCGGCCTCTGTGGCCCAGCCGGTGGCGCTGAAACCGAGGTGTCGGGGGGCCTCTGCCCTTCAGTGCAGCCGCTCCCCTTGGGGCGGGCCGCGTGCAGATGCCAGGGGCAAGGGGAGGGTGGGCAGCCCCAGGTGCCTCAACACCTCCTTGACGCTGGGGCCTTTCAGCACCGCCAGTACCCTCCGGCGCCCGCCGCAGCCAGGACAGGTGAAGACGTCGAAGTCGAAACTGCGCTTCAGCAGCGTCGCCCAGTCCAACCGCGCAGCGCGCTGCTTCCTCCGCACCTCCGCAGCGCCTGCTGGGGCCTGCGTCTTCGTCGGAACCACGAACTCGTCCGAGTACCTGCGCGCGGATTCGAGCGGCTACCGGCGGTGGTGGCCCCGTCAAGTGCACACGCATCGACATCGCGGGCCTGAAGCGCGACAGGGGCCAGTTCTGGGCGGAAGCCGTTGCGTGCTTTCGCATGGGTGA
- a CDS encoding lysylphosphatidylglycerol synthase domain-containing protein: protein MSNTHGEMTLGQPVGAAMSVPALPGAWRRRAAGVLRPVFALAGLGMLALLVRKAGPGELRGVLSDAAAYLPWVVLLELGRQCMDALATRSAYGASAGRIPLSMLVRSQLIGTAVSSMAPAGRAAAEATKAALLAPYAGGAAATAAAATSQSASLAAGGLISFPCALASYLLTGFSLFTVAMLVHGVVLVLLSAGLRACMRAKRPVAWLARRFHRWASHAEQFQASARCGALLPWRPSLAFLGSRVFQVGQYAVLTHAVGIDTSLVQALFSQGLYLCALAVGSLVPGQVGVSDGAFAMAAGVLDTTAARAMSVAMLGHVVQLLFVVAGVLTPLVWRTPARPASPVPASH, encoded by the coding sequence GTGAGCAACACACACGGGGAGATGACCCTGGGCCAGCCGGTGGGTGCCGCGATGTCTGTGCCCGCACTGCCCGGGGCCTGGCGTCGGAGGGCGGCGGGGGTGCTGCGCCCCGTCTTCGCGCTGGCCGGGTTGGGAATGTTGGCGCTGCTGGTGCGCAAGGCGGGGCCAGGTGAGCTGCGGGGGGTGCTGTCGGACGCCGCCGCGTACCTGCCGTGGGTGGTGCTGCTGGAGCTGGGCCGCCAGTGCATGGACGCCCTGGCCACGCGCTCCGCGTATGGCGCCAGCGCCGGGCGCATCCCGCTCTCCATGCTGGTGCGCTCGCAGCTCATCGGCACGGCGGTGTCCAGCATGGCTCCCGCGGGCCGCGCGGCGGCGGAGGCCACCAAGGCGGCGCTGCTCGCGCCCTACGCGGGCGGCGCCGCGGCCACGGCGGCGGCGGCCACCTCGCAGTCGGCCTCGCTGGCGGCGGGGGGCCTCATCTCCTTCCCCTGCGCCCTGGCGTCGTACCTGCTGACAGGCTTCTCCCTCTTCACGGTGGCCATGCTGGTGCATGGCGTGGTGCTGGTGTTGCTGTCGGCGGGCCTGCGCGCGTGCATGCGTGCGAAGCGGCCGGTGGCGTGGCTGGCGCGGCGCTTCCACCGCTGGGCCTCGCACGCGGAGCAGTTCCAGGCGTCCGCGCGGTGCGGAGCGCTGCTGCCGTGGCGCCCCTCGCTGGCCTTCCTGGGCAGCCGGGTGTTCCAGGTGGGGCAGTACGCGGTGCTGACGCACGCGGTGGGCATCGACACGTCCCTGGTGCAGGCCCTCTTCTCCCAGGGCCTCTACCTGTGCGCGCTGGCGGTGGGCTCACTGGTGCCGGGGCAGGTGGGCGTGAGTGACGGCGCCTTCGCGATGGCGGCGGGCGTGCTGGACACCACGGCCGCGCGCGCCATGTCGGTGGCGATGCTGGGGCACGTGGTGCAATTGCTCTTCGTCGTGGCGGGCGTGCTCACGCCGC